In Debaryomyces hansenii CBS767 chromosome A complete sequence, a genomic segment contains:
- a CDS encoding DEHA2D10648p (similar to uniprot|P42934 Saccharomyces cerevisiae YGR199W PMT6 dolichyl-phosphate-mannose-protein mannosyltransferase): MASGSDMYATGSSRGTDYSHVSRRRRDSDNGENNSNDSELEDIISKTSSLKLNQNEANSRDLSDIFINLVNPLLLTALSAFLRLYRIEAANNVVWDEAHFGKFGSYYLKREFYFDVHPPLGKLLVGLSGYLADYAGGFDFESSDAFPDDCNYVLMRCFNCAFGILCTPIAYKTAVALGYSQLTVWFISLSVIFEMISLTLSKFILLDSMLLFFTVLCFYCLVNIHSLRTKDELLTKKGLTWLLTTGISIGCVCSVKWVGLFVTVLIGLYVIYDLFIKTYQLTSSRFPISLRNYFTHWVSRITTLIFVPFVIYLACFKVHFAVLKKSGTGDGSISTLFQGSLEGNTLQNGPRSVAYGSLITLRSQGLSPNLLHSHPHVYPEGSHQQQITTYGFKDENNEFLVEFDLEAGLRGEFATYEQEGNDSYSLDKIIKDGDVMRLVHKNSGCLLHSHQIMSSISSSHYEVSCYANLDESDLKDEWVVELQSQELSPSEDFQNEDPKELHPISTNFRLRHKVLGCYLATTGFSYPPWGFQQGEVVCKSSLFSTEKSTWWNIEDHINDKLPAPESLYVPPPPKFWKEFILLNYGMMASNNALVPDSDKFDRLSSEWWEWPILKSGLRMCGWTSNEVKYFLIGHPFITWFSTFNLVLFVIYIVIKLWMWQRQKIHFRKGVFDLEWETLIIQGVTPFVGWVLHYVPFILMGRVTYLHHYVPALYFAIFISGYMMESIIHRHTHKYISYLLYGISYLLIIGIFWYLKDLALGMEGSSSKFKHLRLLSSWMI, from the coding sequence ATGGCTAGCGGATCGGATATGTATGCTACAGGCTCCTCTAGAGGTACTGACTATTCGCATGTATCCAGAAGACGTCGTGATAGTGATAATGGCGAGAATAATCTGAATGATAGCGAATTGGAAGACATAATCAGCAAGACATCCAgcttgaaattaaatcaaaacGAGGCCAATTCAAGGGACTTATCggatatatttataaactTGGTGAATCCGCTTTTATTGACAGCACTTTCGGCATTTCTCCGGTTATATAGGATTGAAGCAGCAAATAACGTGGTATGGGACGAGGCCCATTTTGGGAAGTTTGGATCGTACTATTTGAAAAGAGAGTTCTATTTTGATGTCCATCCTCCGTTAGGAAAATTATTGGTAGGGTTATCTGGATACTTAGCGGATTACGCTGGTGGATTCGATTTTGAAAGTAGTGATGCTTTCCCAGATGATTGTAATTATGTATTGATGAGATGTTTTAATTGTGcatttggaatattatGTACTCCTATTGCTTATAAGACAGCAGTGGCATTGGGATATAGTCAATTGACTGTGTGGTTTATCTCGTTGCTGgttatttttgaaatgattTCTTTGACTTTATCCAAATTCATCTTGTTGGATTCTATGCTCTTATTCTTTACTGTTTTATGTTTCTATTGTTTAGTTAACATACACAGTTTAAGAACTAAGGATGAACTATTGACGAAAAAAGGGTTAACATGGTTATTGACAACTGGTATTTCTATTGGATGCGTTTGTTCGGTAAAATGGGTTGGTTTGTTTGTTACGGTTTTAATTGGATTATATGTTATTTACGATTTGTTCATTAAAACTTATCAATTGACGAGTTCAAGGTTCCCAATTTCACttagaaattatttcacTCACTGGGTTTCAAGAATTACTACGTTGATCTTCGTACCCTTTGTTATTTACTTGGCTTGTTTCAAGGTTCACTTTGCTgttttaaaaaaatcaGGGACCGGAGATGGGTCAATCTCCACTTTATTTCAGGGTTCGTTAGAAGGTAATACTCTTCAGAATGGGCCTAGGTCTGTTGCATATGGATCTTTAATCACATTACGGTCTCAGGGATTATCGCCGAATTTACTCCACTCACATCCACATGTATATCCTGAAGGATctcatcaacaacaaatcACTACTTATGGGtttaaagatgaaaataatgagtTTCTTGTGGAATTTGATTTGGAAGCTGGCTTGAGAGGTGAATTTGCAACTTATGAACAAGAAGGCAACGATTCATACTCTTTGGATAAGATAATCAAGGATGGTGATGTTATGAGATTAGTTCATAAAAATTCCGGCTGCTTATTGCATTCTCATCAGATTATGTCTTCTATCCTGTCGTCGCACTATGAAGTCTCATGTTATGCAAACTTAGATGAAAGTGACCTCAAGGATGAATGGGTTGTTGAACTTCAATCGCAAGAATTGTCACCTTCTGAAGATTTTCAGAACGAAGATCCAAAAGAATTACACCCTATTTCAACTAATTTTAGATTAAGACACAAGGTTTTGGGTTGCTATTTGGCAACGACTGGCTTCTCCTATCCACCTTGGGGATTCCAGCAAGGTGAAGTTGTTTGTAAATCATCTCTTTTCCTGACAGAAAAAAGCACTTGGTGGAATATTGAAGATCATATTAATGACAAATTACCGGCCCCAGAAAGTCTCTACGTACCCCCTCCACCTAAGTTTTGGAAGGAATTCATTTTGTTAAATTACGGTATGATGGCCTCAAACAATGCATTAGTTCCAGATTCTGATAAGTTTGATAGATTATCTTCAGAATGGTGGGAGTGGCCAATATTGAAGTCCGGGTTGAGGATGTGTGGATGGACTTCAAATGAAGTCAAGTACTTCTTAATTGGACATCCCTTTATCACATGGTTTAGCACCTTTAATTTAGTCCTATTTGtcatatatattgttattaaattatgGATGTGGCAGAGACAGAAAATACACTTTCGTAAGGGTGTTTTTGATTTGGAATGGGAAACTTTGATAATTCAAGGCGTTACGCCATTTGTTGGTTGGGTTTTGCATTACGTTCCATTCATTTTAATGGGAAGAGTCACATATTTGCATCATTATGTGCCAGCATTATATTTTGCTATCTTCATAAGTGGGTACATGATggaatcaataattcaccGTCATACCCATAAATACATCTCTTATCTATTATATGGAATCAGCTATCTTCTTATAATTGGAATTTTCTGgtatttgaaagatttagCTTTAGGAATGGAAGGCTCTTCCTCGAAATTCAAACATCTCAGACTTTTATCTAGTTGGAtgatttga
- a CDS encoding DEHA2D10758p (highly similar to uniprot|Q06819 Saccharomyces cerevisiae YPR082C DIB1 RNA splicing factor), translated as MGSVFLPHLHSGWHVDQAILSEDERLVIVRFGRDYEKDCMITDEVLFGIAEKVKNFATIYLCDIDEVPDFNSMYELYDPCTIMFFYRNKHMMCDFGTGNNNKLNFLVPDKQEMIDIIETIYRGARKGKGLVISPKDYSSSRRP; from the coding sequence ATGGGGTCAGTATTTCTTCCACATTTGCATTCTGGATGGCACGTTGACCAGGCTATATTATCTGAGGATGAAAGATTGGTGATAGTAAGATTTGGTAGAGATTATGAAAAAGACTGTATGATAACTGATGAGGTCTTATTTGGAATTGCAGAAAAGGTTAAGAATTTTGCCACAATATACTTATGTGATATCGACGAAGTTCCAGATTTCAATTCGATGTATGAATTATACGATCCGTGTACAATAATGTTTTTCTATAGAAATAAACATATGATGTGTGATTTTGGTACCgggaataataataagctAAATTTTTTGGTGCCCGATAAGCAAGAAATGATTGACATAATAGAGACGATATATAGGGGAGCGAGAAAGGGTAAAGGTTTGGTGATAAGTCCGAAAGATTACAGTTCGAGTCGTAGGccataa
- a CDS encoding DEHA2D10714p (some similarities with uniprot|Q02516 Saccharomyces cerevisiae YOR358W HAP5 CCAAT-binding factor subunit), producing the protein MDRYEENYLDGSEIATLQHQEQEEQEEQIPSHPAPTQNIVDEEELLAAQAAAEAAAAAQSQQPGGAFNNVGQGLTGVYRDMMMQYWQETINSIEHDEHDFKNHQLPLARIKKVMKTDEDVRMISAEAPILFAKGCDVFITELTMRAWIHAEENKRRTLQKSDIAAALTKSDMFDFLIDIVPREEEKPKKSYSSSSRSGSYANIPPNSNPTLSNASQQQIPTSQPKNISHIPGNINEDQDIKNDDRQINDPQILHQQMLQQQMLQQQQQQQQQQQQPPPPPQQPQHQQQAQHQQHQQQLEQQQLEQQQLEQQQLEQQQQQQQQQQQQQQQQQQQQQQQQKDQSQAEQPEPQLPPQQIKSEQNYSEMPQFPEGTTQPPQISNRNEFQNFNFQVYE; encoded by the coding sequence ATGGATAGATACGAGGAAAACTACTTGGACGGGTCGGAAATAGCCACTTTACAACACCAAGAGCAAGAGGAACAAGAAGAGCAAATACCATCTCATCCAGCACCTACTCAGAATATAgtagatgaagaagagttGTTGGCAGCGCAAGCGGCAGCCGAggcagcagcagcagccCAACTGCAACAACCAGGAGGCGCATTCAATAATGTTGGACAGGGTTTAACGGGAGTTTATAGAGATATGATGATGCAATATTGGCAGGAAACTATTAATTCGATCGAACACGATGAACACGATTTTAAGAACCACCAGTTACCGTTAGCTAGAATCAAAAAAGTCATGAAAACAGACGAAGACGTTCGAATGATAAGTGCAGAAGCCCCAATTTTGTTCGCCAAGGGATGTGATGTTTTTATAACGGAATTAACTATGAGAGCATGGATTCATGCCGAAGAAAACAAGAGAAGAACATTACAGAAGTCGGATATAGCTGCTGCATTAACAAAGAGTGATATGTTTGATTTCTTGATTGATATTGTTccaagagaagaagaaaagccTAAAAAGTCATACTCATCCCTGTCCAGATCTGGAAGCTACGCTAATATCCCTCCAAATTCGAATCCAACATTGTCTAACGCAAGCCAGCAGCAAATACCCACAAGCCAGCCTAAGAATATTTCGCACATTCCTGGGAATATCAACGAAGATCAAGACATAAAGAATGATGATAGGCAAATAAATGATCCGCAGATTCTCCACCAACAAATGCTCCAACAGCAAATGTTAcagcagcaacaacaacagcaacaacagcaacaacaaccaccaccaccaccacaACAACCACAACATCAGCAACAGGCACAACATCAGCAACACCAGCAACAACTAGAGCAACAACAACTAGAGCAACAACAACTAGAACAACAACAACTagaacaacaacaacaacaacaacaacaacaacaacaacaacaacaacaacaacaacaacaacagcaacaacaacaaaaagATCAATCACAAGCAGAACAACCCGAGCCGCAGTTACCACCACAACAAATAAAACTGgaacaaaattattctgAGATGCCCCAGTTCCCAGAAGGAACTACACAACCACCCCAAATCAGCAACCGAAATGAATTTCAGAATTTCAACTTCCAAGTTTACGAATGA
- a CDS encoding DEHA2D10769p (no similarity), which produces MEGPIQLKRRHSWFSKSHHDNGIEILSCNNEDMQITDLEEDINPIDQSSPIPDTGIDTSWIDTKNVHNDIEELKNYTNQASLNKLKRKSSILGLLKPGSAHDEEQEESSSEEQISMDNEMPQLKFIARCKSQGSFGKSVTPLKIRDNINHFLKLCPAQENQEISNQDNCGVFEKVKSISKTSSNNKYINLNGVPCSRLGLIDHNQCAAFMFQLNNIRKNVVDYAFYFDWVVWLERISGDNSKEMYMDRIIETKSDCKVSLKVCKRIMEEAPRKIHISKVGTTPRRQSKNLIDSGTVEFCVPFEYEYPMFKELSITIMDNSLYNPQDIQCMYFISKFLKMVN; this is translated from the coding sequence ATGGAAGGTCCAATTCAGTTAAAAAGAAGACACAGTTGGTTCTCTAAGAGTCACCATGATAATGgaatagaaatattatcctgtaataatgaagatatgCAGATTACagatttagaagaagatatcAATCCAATCGATCAGAGCAGCCCTATACCAGACACAGGTATTGACACAAGCTGGATCGATACAAAAAATGTTCATAATGatatagaagaattgaaaaattatactAATCAGGCatctttgaataaattaaagagAAAACTGAGTATTTTAGGACTATTGAAACCAGGGAGCGCCCATGACGAAGAACAGGAGGAGAGTAGTTCTGAAGAACAAATCAGCATGGATAATGAGATGCCACAGTTGAAGTTTATTGCAAGATGCAAATCACAAGGATCCTTCGGTAAATCAGTCACTCCACTCAAGATTCGTGACAATATCAACCACTTCTTGAAACTATGTCCTGCTCAAGAAAACCAAGAAATTTCTAACCAGGATAACTGTGGAGTATTTGAAAAGGTTAAGTCCATTTCTAAGACCCTGAGCaataacaaatatattaatttgaatggAGTTCCTTGTTCACGATTAGGACTAATAGACCACAACCAATGTGCTGCGTTTATGTTTCAACTAAATAATATAAGGAAGAACGTTGTTGACTATGCgttttattttgattggGTTGTATGGTTGGAAAGGATAAGCGGGGACAACAGTAAAGAGATGTATATGGATAGGATCATTGAAACTAAATCTGATTGTAAAGTTTCTCTAAAAGTGTGCAAAAGAATCATGGAAGAAGCCCCTCGTAAAATCCATATTTCCAAAGTTGGAACCACACCAAGAAGACAatcgaaaaatttaatagaCAGCGGAACAGTTGAATTTTGTGTTCcatttgaatatgaatacCCCATGTTTAAGGAACTATCCATTACCATCATGGATAATTCGTTGTACAACCCCCAGGATATCCAGTGtatgtattttatttcGAAATTTCTCAAAATGGTGAACTAA
- a CDS encoding DEHA2D10736p (similar to uniprot|P14306 Saccharomyces cerevisiae YLR178C TFS1 CDC25-dependent nutrient and ammonia response cell-cycle regulator), protein MFTASRSIIKNSTRIIPRTNSLLTRNRIPTYNNYKQAMNLMTISQSLDESYTKHKIIPDVVDKFDTQGLLTIEYNEQDHVALGNTLKVENTQHHPVIQFTLNSPGQENDFEISNNDKFTLVLTDPDAPSHKDHKWSEYAHWIVTDLPLNANSNDVESAESLTTVLDYSKGKELLSYQGPAPPPKTGKHRYVFLLFRQDPSVSKFETPKDRPNWGTGTPSSGVRDWIKKNGPESKLLGVNFFYAQNDTQE, encoded by the coding sequence ATGTTTACTGCCTCAAGGAGTATAATTAAGAACTCGACTCGGATTATACCTCGaacaaattctttattGACCAGAAATAGAATACCAACTTATAATAACTATAAACAAGcaatgaatttgatgacAATTTCCCAATCTTTGGATGAATCATATACCAAGCATAAGATCATTCCTGATGTGGTTGATAAGTTTGACACTCAAGGTTTGTTGACAATTGAGTACAATGAACAAGACCATGTTGCGTTAGGAAATACCTTAAAAGTGGAAAATACTCAGCACCACCCTGTTATTCAGTTTACCCTTAATTCTCCAGGCCAAGAGAatgactttgaaatttcgaataatgataaattcaCGTTGGTTTTGACCGATCCAGATGCACCATCTCATAAGGACCATAAGTGGTCTGAATATGCTCATTGGATTGTTACCGATTTACCATTGAATGCTAATAGTAACGACGTTGAGTCTGCAGAATCCTTGACTACTGTTTTGGATTACTCAAAGGGTAAAGAACTCTTGTCTTACCAAGGTCCAGCACCACCACCTAAGACCGGTAAGCATCGttatgtatttttattatttagaCAGGATCCATCGGTATCTAAGTTTGAGACTCCAAAAGATAGACCTAACTGGGGCACTGGTACTCCAAGTTCAGGTGTCAGAGATTggataaagaagaatgggCCCGAACTGAAGTTATTGGGggtcaatttcttctacGCACAAAATGATACTCAAGAATAA
- a CDS encoding DEHA2D10670p (no similarity) has protein sequence MTEKRTMIHKSYLKFVNDKKQSLKEKYVKMIFSSMDAISWA, from the coding sequence ATGACAGAGAAGAGAACAATGATACATAAATCTTATTTGAAGTTTGTTAATGACAAAAAACAAAgtttaaaagaaaaatatgttAAGATGATATTCTCGTCCATGGATGCTATTTCATGGGCATAA